The sequence tgttagTCACAGTGCATGCAACTGCAAGTGCACGTGATGTGCCAaagggtggtggtggtgaagaAGAAATCCTAGGTGTGCATGCAAGTGCACCACATGCAGGTGTTGGTGACAAGAAGCACTTTTTGTTTGGTGGGGTTGGTGGATTTGCTGGGGTGGGTGGTTTTGTTGGAGGTGCAGGGGGGATAGGGAAGTTTGGTGGAGTTGGTGGCATTGGAAAATTTGGTGCACTTGGTGGTGGGATTGGTGGAGGGATGGGGAAGGTTGGTGGAATTGGAGGTGGTGCAGGGATTGGTGGCTTCCATGGCATGGGTGGTGGTGCAGGAATTGGAGGCTTCCATGGCATTGGTGGTGGTGCAGGACTTGGTGGCTTTCATGGCATTGGTGGTGGTGTAGGTGGATTAGGTGGTGCAGGACTTGGTGGTTTTCATGGCATTGGTGGTGGTGTAGGTGGATTTGGTGGATTAGGAGGTGGTGTAGGTGGATTAGGTGGAGTTGGAGGTTTAGGTGGTGCTGGTGGTGGTGTGGGAGGTTTAGGTGGTGCGGGTGGTGTGGGAGGTTTAGGTGGTGGTGGAAATGGTGCTATGGGAggtggaaatggtggtgttggAGGTttaggtggtggtggtggtggtttggGTGGTGGAAGTGGTGGATTAGGTGGACCTGTTGTGCCAGGTGGTGTGGAGGCTTTAGGTGGAGCTGGTGGTTTGGGATGTGGTGTTGGTGGTGCTGGTGTCTTTCAACATTGTAACGATCCTTGATATCATTCTGGGGCTTTGCATGCATGCATggatatgtttttgttaatgTAGCTAGGGCTGCcaatattaattgttgtttaGGTTAGAGAGTCTTAGCATttgattatttcattttatgttattttcatcTTCAAGTTGTTATAATTGTCTTCTTAATTTACTGTTTGATGTTTCTGGTCATTACAGGCTGCATGCATCAACTAGGTAACTGTCGTTGTTGTTAGTTTTGTACTCCACTTTTTGTTAGTGTTTTCAATGTCATTTGTTGcgttttttcctttcttttttatccaaCAGTATACAACTTAAATCTGTGTATGCGTGGGAATTTGTGGCGGCCGAGCCTATTTGGTACATTCCTTTGAATTGTCAGTGTGTAcactaataaataaaacactATTTTATTTGTCCCTCAAGATTTCAGATTTTTCAAATATGgaaattttgtttctttcttgcttttcagaagataaaatatcaaccaatttaattttgatattaaaaCAAAACGCTGGAAACCGTATAGATTGGTAGAAAGTGGCTTGACTAAATAAATGAGTTCTTAACTTACCCTTTGCATGGCTACCACATGTACTAGTTATGATATTTGATGCATGCATGTGTCAGTGTGTGTAAGTGCATGCCATGGAAATTCCATACCATCCCCCTTGTCCGAGATGTAATAAACATTTTGTTTATATGGTCCGGCGACAAATTTGCAAACTGATCATATTTACTATTGAAATCTGAAATGAATTCAGGATTGAATGTTTAAAAGGTTCGAGTAATTTTAATTGCACTAATATACGTTACACTAGCAACCTAATATTGAAGTACCAAACAAAAAAAGCATcttaatatttatcattattgTCTAGTTCTCGATCGGCTAGAGCCTAGAGGATGTCTTCCCGCCGTCTAAAGAATAACATTTACATGtctgaaagaaaaaacattgaTTCATGCTAACTAAGCAAGTTAgttgatatttaattatatcaattttaattaaaaattaaatttttatctcacatatttttttattgaaacttggtattaaaaataaataaaaaaagttattagaactaaaatttcaattaaataaatgatattttagagaTAATAATATCAGTTATGATCAAAACTGTTACAAAATAtgtgataatatttttgtaaataagatgTCATTAGTagcattgattttttaaaaatcaatgttaatagGGCGAtcccaacatcggttttatgattttttaaaaattgatgttgtgtgTGCTtagacaacatcaattttttaaaaactgatgttaagatTTCCtttttaacatccatttttaaaaaatggatgttgtttttttttaataaggccCCTCATTTCTCAATCCACTGAGCCACTTGAAACCCTCCTCTCTTGAAACCCTATCTCTCGAAACCATCCATTTCTCTGTCCTGCCGCTATGCCTCGAGAAACCTTGCCGGATATTTCTACCACGACATCACCCGTTGTCCACCATCATGTCGACAGCAGCTTGTCTACTACATTGTGCGACAACTATCAATGCGCCTTGAGGTTTCCATTGTTGTCCGAAGTGCTAAGTTAAAGGTATAGTCTCTTGTTTTGAGTTAAATGCTTGTTTTGGCTCTAGATGATTGCATAAGTGGTGGTTTTTGGTTGTGCTGAAGTTACATTTGGGTACTTTTTGAATCTTCTTTAACTTAAAAGAAATTTGTCATGTTAGCCTAGCCTCGAAAACCAAAGGCCACTACCAAAATCCAAACCAAAACAAATGCATTCACCATCCAGTTAGGGATAAAGAATGACAATTCTGATAGGGATAGCAAGGGGGTCTACAAGAAATAGATGAGACGAGgcccaaaaggaagaaaaaggcaCCAGCATATTTGGAGGAGTACGCACCATGCAAGAAGCGCATAGCAGTAGCTAGGATTCGTACCTTGTAGCTAGGCAGTTAGTGGGAAATCAAGGAATATCTTTTGTTAGGATAATTCTCTAATATTGCATCTTTTCCGTTTGTGTTGTCGGGACCATGTCCCCTGTCCTTACCACTATAAATATTTCATGTAATAAGCGCTGGgcattaagaaaaatatcagaGAAAGTTT comes from Glycine soja cultivar W05 chromosome 20, ASM419377v2, whole genome shotgun sequence and encodes:
- the LOC114401981 gene encoding glycine-rich cell wall structural protein-like, with the protein product MGKWDTLLVLFVLVTVHATASARDVPKGGGGEEEILGVHASAPHAGVGDKKHFLFGGVGGFAGVGGFVGGAGGIGKFGGVGGIGKFGALGGGIGGGMGKVGGIGGGAGIGGFHGMGGGAGIGGFHGIGGGAGLGGFHGIGGGVGGLGGAGLGGFHGIGGGVGGFGGLGGGVGGLGGVGGLGGAGGGVGGLGGAGGVGGLGGGGNGAMGGGNGGVGGLGGGGGGLGGGSGGLGGPVVPGGVEALGGAGGLGCGVGGAGVFQHCNDP